GGGGGGGGGGAAGGCCAGCATCGGCGCGCCCCCTCCGGCTCGCTTCGCTCGCCACCTCCCCCGCAAGCGGGGGAGGAAAATTACGGCGTCGCTTCCCCATAGATCGCGAATTCCGCGCCTGTCATCTTCGCCCAGAGCTGGTCGCCATAGGAAAAGTGCCACCATTCGTTCGGCAAACTCGCGAAGCCCTGCTCGGCCATCGCCCAATAAAGCAATCGGCGATTGTTGCGCGCCTCTTCGTCCGAGAACGAGCGTTCGGTCGTCTCGGCTTCAAACCGATCCGTGTGCGCGAGCGAGGTCGCGTCATCGAACAATGACCCCATCCAGAGCGGCCGGCCATCGTCCCACACCAAGGTGATATCCACAGCCCCGCCGGTTGCGTGGGGCGCTGGTCGCTCGGCGCTCTGCGACGGCGCCGCCCAGTAGCGCTCCACCTCAGTCATGACGCTTGCGTCGTCCCAATCGGGATGGCGCCGGCGCACCTCGGCGGGCATCCACACGTCATGGAAGTAGGCCTGCACCACACGCGGACGCCACGCATCGTGCAGGAACAGCCGCACGCCGGCCTCAGCAAGACGCGCGTTAACTTTTGATAGCCGCTCACCTACGCCTTCGCGCACGAGCAATGCGTCGATCGCGCCTTCAACGCGGCGCCAATACGGCGGATTGCGTGTCTGCGCGTAATAGTTCTCCCCGGCTATTCCGTATGTCGAGGCCGGCGTTAACCTTTCTCCGCATGGACGGAGCGGCCAATCACGATACCCTTTGATCGCCGCACGCGCTGATTCGCGCGGCGGTATGGGCGTCGAACGCAGCGTCTGCAGGGAACCAAACATACCTGTGGAAACCAATTGTTAGGCTTATTTGCCAGACTGTGCAGTTGGGATAGTCACGCTGGGTTAGGGGCAAGATCAACGCGCATCAACGCAATGCGCAATCTGTTGCGGGGTCGAACATGAACGCGATCGGAAAATCCTCAGTCGTCTTCGTGACGCTGTCAGGGCTGTTCTGGGGCGGCTGGGTGCTGGGCTCGCAAACGCCCGAAGGTCAGGAAGCGCTCGCGCGCGCCTACGAGGCGTACGCCGAAAGCCAAGCGACGGTAAATCAAGATCTGTGGGACTCGACCGCTCTGCGCGCCATCGTGTGCGGCGCAGGCGCCGTGTCCGACAGTGAAGCCAAGCCTTGCCTCGCCATCGTCGCCGGCGGACGCCTGTTCGTGGTCGATGCCGGTTCTGGCGCTGCGAACGCGCTCTCGCGCCGCAACATTCCAATGAGCCGCCTCGAAGCTGTGCTGCTGACAAGCGCGAGCTTGCCGCAAGTCGCCGATCTCGGCGCGATGTACGGCGAAGCCCGCCGCAGCGGCGAAGCCGACGTGCTGCCCGTCTACGGCCCCGCCAACACGCAACGCATGGTCTCCGGCTTGAACCAAGCTGGCGGCTTTGATGGCGCATCAAGCGGCCTGCAAGCCTGGGGCCCCGCCCCCGAGCCGGGCCGCTCGGTGATCGTGTTTGAGGGCGACGGCCTCGTGGTTTCCGCATTCACGACGCGCGACGAGGCCTTTGAAGGCCGCGTCGGCTATCGCTTCGATTATCGCGGCCGCTCGATCGTGGTCGGCGGCGACGGGCGTGTGGCCAGTTCTTCGGCCGCCGCCAACGCCGACATCGTGCTGCAAGGCGCCCAAACCCAAGCGCTTGCGCACATGGGCAACGCCTCGTCGCCAACGGTGACGGAAGTGGCCGCGCAAGCCAAGCAATCGGGCGCCGGTCTCGTGGTGCTGACAGGCGCGGAAGATCCGATGGCCGCCAGCATGCAAGTCGCCGAAGCGCGCGCGGCCGGTTATGACGACGTCATCGCCGGCCGCGTCGGCATGCTGCTCGAACTGCCGCTCGACAACACCGACATCAACGTCCGCCCGCTCTAAGGCGCGCAAACGTCTGAAATCAAAGGGCGCGGCCTGCCGGTCGCGCCCTTTTCTCGTGCAGCGCCGCCTTGTTCACAACTTAAGTTTGCGCGAAAAGGCGGCCATGCGCGCGGCCCTTCTCGCCCTGGCCCTTTGCGCCGTCGCCACACCGGCGGCGGCGGACCGCTTCTCGTTGAGCTACGACGCGTCCGGCGTCGGCGTGCTTCCACTCGGCGAAATGACGATCGACGCGTTCGTCAGCGAGGAGGACTACCACGTCAGCGCCTCGCTCGAATCCGGCGGGTTGCTGAACTTGTTTGAGCGCACGAATATCCGTGTCTCGGCGTCGGGTTTGATCCAGAGTGGCGACGTTCTGTGGGAGCGTTACGAGCTAGACCATCACTACAGCCGCAAGCATCGCGTCATCGCGATGACCCGCGCGGCGGGTATCGTGGCGGCGGAAATCACACCAAACTATCGCATCTGGGGCGATCCGGCC
This window of the alpha proteobacterium U9-1i genome carries:
- a CDS encoding hydrolase, giving the protein MNAIGKSSVVFVTLSGLFWGGWVLGSQTPEGQEALARAYEAYAESQATVNQDLWDSTALRAIVCGAGAVSDSEAKPCLAIVAGGRLFVVDAGSGAANALSRRNIPMSRLEAVLLTSASLPQVADLGAMYGEARRSGEADVLPVYGPANTQRMVSGLNQAGGFDGASSGLQAWGPAPEPGRSVIVFEGDGLVVSAFTTRDEAFEGRVGYRFDYRGRSIVVGGDGRVASSSAAANADIVLQGAQTQALAHMGNASSPTVTEVAAQAKQSGAGLVVLTGAEDPMAASMQVAEARAAGYDDVIAGRVGMLLELPLDNTDINVRPL
- a CDS encoding D-alanyl-D-alanine dipeptidase, whose protein sequence is MFGSLQTLRSTPIPPRESARAAIKGYRDWPLRPCGERLTPASTYGIAGENYYAQTRNPPYWRRVEGAIDALLVREGVGERLSKVNARLAEAGVRLFLHDAWRPRVVQAYFHDVWMPAEVRRRHPDWDDASVMTEVERYWAAPSQSAERPAPHATGGAVDITLVWDDGRPLWMGSLFDDATSLAHTDRFEAETTERSFSDEEARNNRRLLYWAMAEQGFASLPNEWWHFSYGDQLWAKMTGAEFAIYGEATP